A stretch of the Patescibacteria group bacterium genome encodes the following:
- a CDS encoding carbohydrate kinase family protein, with amino-acid sequence MHDIISIGSSTKDVFLVSKNFKLIKSSEFKTGVGECFAYGSKVELGDIYFDTGGGATNSVYTFANLGLSPAVVSRVGKDIYGLEIMHTLADKKIDISQLIADKNHKTAYSTILLMPEGDRTVLVYRGASANFSEKEINWPKLKTKWFYLTSLAGNLKLLNKIFAFAKKKKIKISWNPGSDELNLGIKKLKNLIRQTYIFNLNKEEAQKLTGQKEIKAIFKELNHLSPGYNLVTDGANGAYLSDGTLIYYTKALSSKAINTTGAGDAFGSGFCTGMILKNDWDYGLRLAILNANGVIQRMGAKNGLLKHLPKQSDLGKVRITILSTK; translated from the coding sequence ATGCACGACATTATATCCATCGGTTCTTCCACTAAAGATGTATTTTTAGTATCCAAAAATTTTAAATTAATTAAATCCAGTGAATTTAAAACCGGAGTGGGGGAATGCTTTGCTTATGGCTCCAAAGTTGAATTAGGTGATATTTATTTTGATACAGGCGGGGGAGCCACTAATTCCGTTTACACTTTTGCCAATTTGGGCTTAAGCCCGGCGGTTGTTTCGCGCGTGGGCAAGGATATCTATGGCTTGGAGATAATGCACACCTTGGCTGATAAAAAAATAGATATCAGCCAGTTAATCGCTGACAAAAATCATAAAACCGCCTATTCTACAATTTTATTAATGCCCGAAGGAGATCGGACAGTTTTGGTTTATCGCGGCGCCAGCGCTAATTTTTCTGAAAAAGAAATTAATTGGCCAAAATTAAAAACCAAATGGTTTTATCTCACTTCTTTAGCCGGCAATTTAAAATTATTGAATAAAATTTTTGCATTTGCCAAAAAGAAGAAAATTAAAATCAGCTGGAACCCGGGAAGTGATGAGTTGAATTTAGGAATTAAAAAATTAAAAAACTTAATTAGGCAGACTTATATTTTTAATCTAAATAAAGAGGAGGCGCAAAAGTTAACTGGCCAAAAAGAAATTAAAGCAATTTTTAAGGAATTAAATCACTTAAGCCCGGGTTATAATCTTGTCACAGATGGCGCTAATGGCGCTTATTTAAGTGATGGCACCTTAATTTACTATACAAAGGCTCTAAGCAGCAAAGCGATTAATACAACAGGCGCTGGCGATGCTTTTGGTTCTGGTTTTTGTACCGGGATGATATTAAAAAATGATTGGGATTATGGTTTGCGTTTAGCAATTTTAAACGCCAATGGGGTAATCCAGAGAATGGGAGCCAAAAATGGTTTATTAAAACACTTACCCAAACAAAGTGATTTAGGGAAAGTTAGAATAACCATTTTAAGCACCAAATAA